One window of Limnochordia bacterium genomic DNA carries:
- the rlmH gene encoding 23S rRNA (pseudouridine(1915)-N(3))-methyltransferase RlmH produces the protein MQLTVIAVGKIKQRFVADGIAEFTKRIRRYANLEVREAKEQPYKEPIGLAKQEQVLAVEQGRILKLIPPGSFVVALDICGVELSSVEFSERIEGLMLSGRSHITFLIGGSLGLARGLLEKCEARLSFGPMTFPHELMRLVLLEQLYRSFTIIRGEPYHK, from the coding sequence ATGCAGCTTACAGTGATTGCGGTAGGCAAGATTAAGCAAAGGTTTGTGGCAGACGGTATCGCGGAATTTACCAAGCGCATTCGACGTTACGCGAACCTAGAGGTGAGGGAAGCAAAGGAACAGCCCTATAAAGAGCCTATCGGTCTAGCAAAGCAGGAACAAGTTCTTGCTGTGGAACAGGGGCGGATTCTAAAACTAATTCCTCCGGGAAGCTTTGTTGTGGCCTTGGATATCTGTGGAGTTGAGCTATCTTCTGTTGAGTTCAGTGAGCGGATTGAGGGGTTAATGCTTTCAGGAAGGTCACACATCACGTTTTTGATTGGCGGTTCCCTTGGGTTGGCCCGGGGACTATTGGAAAAATGTGAGGCGCGGCTATCCTTCGGTCCGATGACTTTTCCCCATGAGCTAATGCGGCTGGTGCTCCTTGAACAACTGTACCGTTCCTTCACGATTATTCGGGGTGAACCCTACCATAAATAG